One genomic region from Streptomyces sp. NBC_00582 encodes:
- a CDS encoding XdhC/CoxI family protein — translation MLNIARTLLCWLRDTRPFALATVVDVRGSAPLPIGTAVAVNADGDAVGSVSGGCVEGAVYDMCRQVLREGGTPHRARFGYSDDDAFAVGLTCGGELDVLVQAVDPAAQSHIGAALDEVVQGLPVAVAQVVDGPADLLGATLGVLGDGQVISGTLDNGPVDTVVVDEALALLRAGRTARVTLGGTGQGCPGPLSVLVHVHASRPRMLVFGAVDFAAALSQAGAFLGYRVTVCDARPVFATAARFPYADEVVADWPHRYLERTEVDARTAVCVLTHDAKFDVPLLRLALALPVGYIGAMGSRRTHDERLRLLREEGVSEEQLARLCSPIGLDLGARTPEETAVSITAEIIARIGGGTGLPLSRGTGPIHHTAPLVTGPRSRSSAG, via the coding sequence ATGCTGAACATCGCGCGGACACTGCTCTGCTGGTTGCGCGACACACGCCCCTTCGCCCTGGCCACCGTCGTCGACGTCCGCGGCAGCGCACCCCTGCCCATCGGCACAGCCGTAGCGGTGAACGCGGACGGCGACGCGGTCGGCAGCGTCTCCGGCGGCTGCGTCGAGGGCGCGGTCTACGACATGTGCCGGCAAGTGCTTCGCGAGGGGGGCACCCCTCACCGTGCCCGGTTCGGGTATTCCGACGACGACGCCTTCGCGGTGGGCCTGACGTGCGGCGGCGAACTCGATGTCCTCGTCCAGGCTGTCGATCCCGCGGCGCAGTCGCACATCGGCGCGGCCCTCGACGAGGTTGTGCAGGGCCTGCCCGTCGCCGTGGCCCAGGTCGTGGACGGGCCGGCCGATCTCCTCGGGGCGACACTCGGCGTTCTCGGGGACGGCCAGGTCATCTCCGGGACGCTGGACAACGGCCCGGTGGACACCGTGGTGGTGGACGAGGCCCTTGCCCTGCTGCGCGCGGGGCGCACCGCCCGCGTCACGCTGGGCGGGACCGGACAGGGCTGCCCAGGGCCACTGTCCGTCCTCGTGCATGTCCACGCGTCCCGCCCGCGCATGCTGGTTTTCGGCGCCGTGGACTTCGCCGCCGCTCTCAGCCAGGCCGGGGCCTTCCTGGGCTACCGGGTCACGGTGTGCGACGCCCGGCCCGTCTTCGCCACCGCGGCGCGCTTTCCGTACGCGGACGAGGTCGTGGCCGACTGGCCCCACCGCTACCTGGAACGCACCGAGGTGGACGCGCGTACCGCCGTGTGCGTCCTCACTCACGACGCGAAGTTCGACGTTCCCCTGCTGCGTCTGGCGCTGGCCCTGCCCGTCGGCTACATCGGCGCCATGGGATCCAGGCGTACCCACGACGAACGCCTGCGCCTGCTGCGGGAAGAAGGCGTGAGCGAAGAACAGCTGGCCCGGCTGTGCTCCCCGATCGGCCTGGACCTCGGTGCGCGCACACCCGAGGAGACGGCGGTGTCCATCACAGCGGAGATCATCGCCCGGATCGGCGGGGGCACGGGCCTGCCCCTGTCCCGGGGCACGGGCCCGATCCACCACACCGCGCCGCTGGTCACAGGCCCGCGATCACGTTCCAGCGCCGGGTGA
- a CDS encoding xanthine dehydrogenase family protein molybdopterin-binding subunit, with translation MSAEESDQYLNVGTRLIRRDAAERLTGHTAYTEDIRLPGMLYGVLVQSPVAAGRLRRIDVDRAAALDGVVKVLTAEDVTDRRYGNYVKDQPIFARDRVRFVGEPVALVAATSLAVARRAAGLVEVDIEATTPVVDLREALTSTEVLVHDRDTNVIEDVHISRGDVDAVFHTAHAVVHTEIESHRAHQAYLEPRAVTAAPAPGGFSLIMSTQQPFGVRAQLAELFDLPTGAIEVRVPAIGGGFGGKLHLLFAPQATAMTLATGRPVQIVCSRAEDMATGNPRENSIVRMSSAVDESGRILARRCDVVLDAGAYAMDTPVLTSMAAFYATGPYRIDTLDIRGRAVYTNTCPTGSFRGPSGPQMVYAAEAQIEDIAQQLGLDPAEVRRRNFIGEGDRGPTGELITLRGTTEECMRVVESRLQRWRQADVAPGDHRRRGYGLACAWWSTLGTPSAAAVELHEDGTATLSSGGTEIGTGAISTALPSMVAEELGLRLDRVILKSGGTRDSPYDSGSRGSRTMFATGNATVLAARAVAEQIRNEASRLLEVDPADLVLREGRVEVKGAPETGMTIAEVSASAHLHSGPVVATGRYRAELAPVEGSDLQGARFLRLGEPTFHCHGVEIALDEETGRVDVLNFVAVHDVGRVVNPVGARGQVEGGVVQGIGYALTENLRTNDAGVIVNGNLHDYRLPTIADVPPNIETVFIETNHSHTGPFGAKGLGEPPVILPAAAIGSALRDLLGVQPYHLPLDADRVVLTMAERGSRPAPGSPPSTARPPKPEVGG, from the coding sequence ATGAGCGCAGAAGAGTCCGACCAGTACCTGAACGTCGGCACCCGGCTCATCCGCCGCGACGCGGCCGAGCGCCTCACCGGCCACACCGCCTACACCGAGGACATCCGCCTCCCGGGGATGCTCTACGGCGTCCTCGTGCAGTCGCCCGTCGCGGCCGGCCGGCTCCGCCGCATCGACGTCGACCGGGCAGCGGCACTCGACGGGGTCGTCAAGGTACTGACGGCCGAGGACGTGACGGACCGCCGCTACGGGAACTACGTCAAGGACCAGCCGATCTTCGCCCGTGACCGGGTCAGGTTCGTCGGCGAACCCGTCGCGCTGGTCGCGGCCACCTCCCTGGCCGTCGCCCGCCGAGCGGCAGGCCTGGTCGAGGTCGACATCGAGGCGACCACACCCGTCGTCGACCTCCGAGAGGCACTGACGAGCACCGAGGTGCTGGTGCACGACCGAGACACGAACGTCATCGAGGACGTCCACATCTCGCGAGGCGACGTCGACGCCGTCTTCCATACGGCACACGCCGTGGTGCACACCGAGATCGAGTCGCACCGGGCACACCAGGCCTACCTGGAACCACGAGCCGTGACCGCCGCGCCCGCACCCGGCGGGTTCTCGCTGATCATGAGCACCCAACAGCCGTTCGGGGTACGCGCCCAGCTCGCCGAGCTGTTCGACCTCCCCACCGGCGCCATCGAGGTGCGGGTGCCCGCCATCGGCGGCGGCTTCGGCGGCAAGCTGCACCTGCTGTTCGCACCCCAGGCAACCGCGATGACCCTGGCCACCGGTCGCCCCGTCCAGATCGTCTGCTCCCGCGCGGAGGACATGGCGACCGGCAACCCGCGCGAGAACTCGATCGTGCGCATGTCCAGCGCGGTCGACGAATCGGGCCGCATCCTGGCCCGCAGGTGCGACGTCGTGCTCGACGCCGGCGCGTACGCGATGGACACCCCCGTCCTGACCTCGATGGCCGCGTTCTACGCGACCGGCCCCTACCGCATCGACACCCTCGACATCCGAGGACGTGCGGTCTACACCAACACCTGTCCCACCGGCTCGTTCCGCGGCCCGTCCGGCCCGCAGATGGTCTACGCCGCCGAGGCCCAGATCGAGGACATCGCCCAACAACTCGGGCTCGACCCCGCAGAGGTCCGACGACGCAACTTCATCGGCGAAGGCGACCGCGGCCCCACCGGCGAGCTCATCACCCTCCGCGGGACGACCGAGGAGTGCATGCGGGTCGTCGAGAGCCGCCTCCAGCGATGGCGGCAGGCCGACGTCGCCCCGGGCGACCACCGGCGACGCGGCTACGGGCTCGCCTGCGCATGGTGGTCCACCCTCGGCACGCCGTCGGCCGCGGCCGTCGAACTGCACGAGGACGGCACCGCGACGCTCTCCTCGGGCGGAACCGAGATCGGGACCGGCGCCATCTCGACCGCCTTGCCGAGCATGGTCGCCGAAGAGCTCGGACTGCGGCTCGACCGCGTCATCCTGAAGTCCGGCGGCACCCGGGACTCACCCTACGACTCAGGCTCCCGTGGCAGCCGCACCATGTTCGCCACCGGCAACGCCACGGTCCTCGCCGCTCGCGCCGTCGCCGAGCAGATCAGGAACGAAGCGTCACGGCTGCTCGAGGTCGACCCTGCCGACCTGGTGCTCCGCGAAGGGCGTGTCGAGGTCAAGGGCGCCCCGGAGACCGGCATGACCATCGCCGAAGTGTCCGCATCCGCTCACCTGCATTCCGGCCCGGTGGTCGCGACCGGTCGATACCGAGCAGAGCTCGCCCCCGTCGAAGGCTCCGACCTGCAGGGCGCCCGCTTCCTCAGACTGGGTGAGCCCACCTTCCACTGCCACGGCGTGGAGATCGCCCTGGACGAGGAGACCGGACGCGTCGACGTCCTCAACTTCGTCGCCGTCCATGACGTCGGCAGGGTCGTCAACCCCGTCGGCGCACGCGGACAGGTCGAGGGAGGCGTTGTGCAGGGCATCGGCTACGCCCTGACGGAGAACCTCCGGACAAACGACGCGGGCGTCATCGTCAACGGCAACCTCCACGACTACCGGCTTCCGACCATCGCCGACGTACCGCCGAACATCGAGACCGTCTTCATCGAGACCAACCACTCGCACACCGGACCGTTCGGAGCCAAGGGCCTGGGCGAGCCGCCGGTGATCCTCCCGGCGGCGGCCATCGGATCGGCGCTCCGTGACCTCCTCGGAGTACAGCCGTACCACCTTCCCCTGGATGCGGACCGGGTTGTCCTCACGATGGCCGAGCGGGGCTCTCGTCCGGCGCCGGGGTCGCCTCCGTCGACAGCGCGCCCACCGAAACCGGAGGTCGGGGGGTGA
- a CDS encoding amidohydrolase family protein has product MSTLDIINLAGAVSGRLGDPLMEIESVRCVDGKIAALGVDGEAGDADVTLDANGAILTPGLIDTHVHVTFGDWTPRQQTVGWIESYLHGGTTLMMSASEIHVPGRPSDRAGLKGLAIAAQRSWENIRPGGVKVLGGSVIISPSLKEEDFAELAAERVGLAKVGFGAFESQSEAAPLVRAAQAAGFIVMNHTGGASVPGSAAVSVDDVIALGCDIVGHANGGTTSLPDEHLKAVFEAPGALQLVQAGNLRSSLLMLEIAKERDELDRILIATDSPTGTGVMPLGMIKTVAEFSSLGGLSATDALALATGNGGRVLRRREGIIETGRPADLVLMQPPSGGVATDALSAIERGDIPGIGGVVIDGEVRALRSRNTPAPARLATQRS; this is encoded by the coding sequence ATGAGCACCCTCGACATCATCAATCTCGCCGGCGCCGTCAGCGGCCGGCTCGGTGACCCGCTCATGGAGATCGAATCGGTCCGCTGCGTCGACGGGAAGATCGCGGCGCTCGGCGTCGACGGTGAAGCCGGCGACGCCGACGTCACCCTCGACGCCAACGGCGCGATCCTCACCCCGGGCCTCATCGACACCCATGTGCACGTCACCTTCGGCGACTGGACTCCCCGACAGCAGACCGTCGGCTGGATCGAGAGCTACCTGCACGGCGGCACGACCCTGATGATGTCGGCCTCCGAGATCCACGTCCCCGGGCGTCCCAGCGACCGCGCCGGCCTCAAGGGCCTCGCGATCGCAGCGCAGAGATCCTGGGAGAACATCCGTCCGGGCGGCGTCAAGGTGCTCGGGGGTTCGGTCATCATCAGCCCCTCCCTGAAGGAAGAGGACTTCGCGGAGCTCGCCGCCGAGCGCGTCGGCCTGGCGAAGGTGGGATTCGGTGCCTTCGAGAGCCAGTCGGAGGCAGCCCCGCTGGTACGCGCAGCCCAGGCCGCCGGGTTCATCGTCATGAACCACACAGGCGGCGCGTCCGTTCCCGGGTCCGCGGCCGTCTCGGTCGACGACGTCATCGCGCTCGGCTGCGACATCGTCGGCCATGCGAACGGCGGCACTACGTCCCTTCCCGACGAGCATCTCAAGGCCGTCTTCGAGGCGCCCGGAGCTCTCCAACTGGTTCAGGCCGGCAACCTGCGCTCCAGCCTGCTGATGCTCGAGATCGCCAAGGAGCGCGACGAGCTCGACCGCATCCTGATCGCCACCGACTCGCCCACCGGCACCGGCGTGATGCCGCTCGGCATGATCAAGACGGTCGCCGAGTTCTCCTCTCTCGGTGGCCTCAGCGCCACGGACGCCCTCGCGCTCGCCACCGGGAACGGCGGCCGGGTGCTTCGCCGCCGCGAGGGCATCATCGAGACCGGCCGCCCCGCCGACCTCGTACTCATGCAGCCTCCCAGCGGAGGCGTCGCCACCGACGCGCTCTCCGCCATCGAGCGCGGGGACATCCCCGGCATCGGCGGTGTCGTCATCGACGGCGAGGTCCGAGCGCTGCGTTCCCGCAACACCCCCGCCCCGGCCAGGCTCGCGACCCAACGGTCCTGA
- a CDS encoding APC family permease, giving the protein MNILQITINSIIGTGWLFSAMNAAAIAGPAALLAWFVAIAILVLIAFNHAELGAMFSVAGGSARFVHYSHGTLAGFGIGWMAWIYGAATAPIEVEGVLSYAEGYTHLNLFHADGTLTPLGYVVAVSLLAIFVVLNLFAIKALGRVHNAITWWKIGTIVLVIVAVLFARFQPSNFHSHGFAPYGFHGVLAAVAIGGIVFAYTGFEQAVQLGAETKNPGGNIPFALLGSLVVCSILYIGLQVAYIGALSPAKLAHGWEGTSVDVTTGPFAALATSLGLGLIAAIVYIDSVVSPSGNGIAYVTSTARVTYGMGRNGYIPDVVTRVDKRGVPVIGVIISFVVGLLCLLPFPSWQSLLGFLTSATAMLWAGVPIALGSLRRSFPDAARPFRLRPAGLWAPLGFAAANLLVYWTGWETDWKVFVAIATGYAVFFVNRGFQQAEDRPDLDFRSSWWVWIWILGTAAISYMGTFGQASHPSGLGYLSFPYWDTAVMVAFSLAVYHLAIATRLPTEKAQQYAPSDGELNLESREMRTANPV; this is encoded by the coding sequence ATGAACATCCTTCAGATCACGATCAACTCGATCATCGGAACGGGGTGGCTGTTCAGTGCGATGAACGCTGCCGCCATTGCCGGCCCAGCGGCGCTGCTCGCTTGGTTTGTCGCGATCGCGATTCTCGTACTCATCGCCTTCAACCATGCGGAGTTGGGCGCGATGTTCTCCGTGGCCGGAGGCTCGGCCCGGTTCGTCCACTACTCCCACGGCACCCTCGCCGGATTCGGTATCGGCTGGATGGCCTGGATCTACGGAGCGGCGACCGCCCCCATCGAGGTCGAGGGCGTCCTCAGCTACGCCGAGGGGTACACGCACCTGAACCTGTTCCACGCCGACGGGACCCTGACCCCGCTCGGCTATGTCGTCGCCGTCTCACTGTTGGCGATCTTCGTCGTGCTCAACCTGTTCGCGATCAAGGCCCTGGGCCGAGTTCACAACGCGATCACCTGGTGGAAGATCGGCACCATCGTGCTGGTCATCGTGGCTGTCCTGTTCGCCCGCTTCCAACCGTCGAACTTCCACTCTCACGGCTTCGCGCCCTACGGCTTCCACGGCGTGCTGGCCGCTGTCGCCATCGGCGGCATCGTGTTCGCCTACACCGGCTTCGAGCAGGCCGTTCAGCTCGGCGCCGAGACCAAGAACCCCGGCGGGAACATACCGTTCGCGCTCCTCGGCTCCCTTGTGGTCTGCTCGATCCTCTACATAGGCCTTCAGGTCGCGTACATCGGCGCGCTCTCACCCGCGAAACTGGCGCACGGCTGGGAAGGAACCAGCGTCGACGTCACCACTGGTCCGTTCGCGGCATTGGCCACGTCTCTCGGCTTGGGCCTGATCGCCGCGATCGTCTACATCGACTCCGTCGTCTCCCCGTCCGGCAACGGAATCGCCTACGTCACCTCGACCGCGCGAGTCACCTACGGGATGGGGCGCAACGGGTACATCCCCGACGTGGTCACTCGCGTCGACAAGCGTGGCGTCCCCGTCATCGGCGTGATCATCAGTTTCGTGGTCGGCCTGCTGTGCCTGCTGCCGTTCCCGAGCTGGCAGTCCCTCCTCGGATTCCTCACTTCCGCGACGGCCATGCTGTGGGCAGGCGTTCCCATCGCGCTCGGGTCGCTCCGGCGCTCATTCCCCGACGCGGCCCGTCCCTTCAGACTCAGACCGGCTGGTCTCTGGGCGCCTCTGGGCTTCGCTGCGGCCAACCTCCTCGTGTACTGGACCGGTTGGGAAACGGACTGGAAGGTCTTCGTCGCCATCGCCACCGGCTACGCGGTGTTCTTCGTCAACCGTGGCTTCCAGCAAGCCGAGGACCGACCCGACCTCGACTTCCGCTCTTCCTGGTGGGTGTGGATCTGGATCCTGGGGACAGCGGCCATCAGCTACATGGGCACCTTCGGCCAAGCCAGCCACCCCAGCGGCCTGGGCTACCTGTCGTTCCCCTACTGGGACACCGCGGTCATGGTCGCTTTCAGTCTCGCCGTCTACCACCTGGCGATCGCGACGCGGCTGCCGACCGAGAAGGCACAGCAGTACGCCCCGAGCGACGGCGAACTCAACCTCGAGTCCCGCGAGATGCGGACGGCCAACCCGGTTTAG
- a CDS encoding type II 3-dehydroquinate dehydratase, with translation MDLKTLRTTDQRWEIALLSGPNTTSQFQPADEFERELRTWGDSLGIAVRHVQSNHEGKLLEYVHANAGQVNGFLVNPGGLVRVGESLRHVLKDARKPAIELHLSQEELRGESIFAPSVTGIFAGPGRHAVLGALVALSLALDDLDFLNPEGTSEINRYHGNPRSLYG, from the coding sequence GTGGACCTGAAGACACTTCGTACGACCGACCAGCGGTGGGAGATCGCCCTCCTGAGCGGCCCCAACACCACCAGCCAATTCCAGCCTGCCGACGAGTTCGAGCGTGAGCTGCGGACGTGGGGTGACAGCCTCGGGATCGCGGTTCGGCACGTCCAGTCCAACCACGAGGGCAAGCTGCTCGAATACGTCCACGCGAACGCCGGCCAGGTCAACGGGTTCCTCGTGAACCCCGGCGGCCTGGTGCGCGTCGGCGAGTCCTTGCGGCACGTCCTCAAGGACGCCAGGAAACCCGCCATCGAGCTGCACCTGAGCCAGGAGGAGCTCCGAGGCGAATCGATCTTCGCCCCCAGCGTCACCGGAATCTTCGCCGGTCCCGGCCGGCACGCGGTCCTGGGAGCCCTGGTGGCCCTCTCCCTCGCGCTCGACGACCTCGACTTCCTCAACCCCGAGGGAACAAGCGAGATCAACCGCTACCACGGCAACCCACGCTCTCTCTACGGCTGA
- a CDS encoding LysR family transcriptional regulator, which translates to MKFDLHRMRLLRELAQRGTVTSVAAALAYSPSAVSQQLAVLEEEIGTRLFEPDGRRIRLTEQAHILVAHTAAVLEQLERAETDILASLDTVVGTIRLATIQTAALALVPAMLTSLAEGHPGLQVQLTQAEPEVALPGLLAREFDLVCGENYVDHPTNRSSEMNFDVVAEDPIRVAFLRPPEGREPSEVALADLADCPWVLEPEGSPGRYWAMATCRQAGFEPRVAHETPDVLVQTQLVASGHAAAFLPDLTWFDREPRFHLRQMAASHVRQIVTTCRAGSHRNPALVAVRGALRQAYQHSRPSITNR; encoded by the coding sequence GTGAAGTTCGATCTCCACCGCATGCGGTTGCTTCGAGAGCTGGCGCAACGTGGCACCGTCACCTCGGTCGCGGCCGCGCTGGCCTATAGCCCGTCAGCCGTCTCCCAACAGCTGGCCGTGCTCGAGGAAGAGATCGGAACGAGGCTTTTCGAGCCGGACGGCCGGCGCATCAGACTCACCGAGCAGGCGCACATCCTCGTCGCTCACACAGCCGCCGTGCTGGAGCAGTTGGAGCGTGCCGAGACAGACATCCTCGCGTCGCTGGACACCGTCGTGGGTACGATCAGACTCGCCACGATCCAGACGGCCGCGCTCGCACTCGTGCCCGCGATGCTGACCTCGCTGGCGGAGGGCCACCCCGGACTACAGGTGCAGCTGACCCAAGCCGAGCCCGAAGTCGCCCTGCCCGGTCTACTGGCGCGCGAGTTCGATCTGGTCTGCGGTGAGAACTACGTCGACCATCCGACCAACCGCTCGAGCGAGATGAACTTCGACGTGGTTGCCGAAGATCCCATCCGCGTCGCGTTCTTGCGACCGCCCGAAGGACGCGAACCGAGCGAGGTGGCTCTTGCCGACCTTGCCGACTGTCCCTGGGTTCTCGAACCAGAAGGCAGCCCGGGACGGTACTGGGCCATGGCCACCTGCCGCCAAGCCGGCTTCGAACCGAGAGTGGCACACGAAACCCCTGACGTACTGGTGCAAACGCAACTCGTCGCGAGCGGCCACGCGGCGGCGTTCCTGCCGGACCTCACATGGTTCGACCGCGAACCGCGGTTCCACCTGCGCCAGATGGCGGCCTCGCACGTACGGCAAATCGTCACGACCTGCCGGGCCGGCTCACACCGCAACCCCGCGCTCGTCGCCGTGCGCGGCGCACTCCGGCAGGCCTACCAGCACAGCAGGCCCAGCATCACCAACCGTTAG
- a CDS encoding tautomerase family protein: MPLVDVTWYEGRSHEQKEELARAICEAFVEIGDARPDTVHVIFRDIDPAQWFKSAGLLEEER, translated from the coding sequence GTGCCGCTGGTGGATGTGACGTGGTACGAGGGGCGCTCGCACGAGCAGAAGGAGGAGCTCGCGCGCGCGATCTGCGAGGCCTTCGTGGAGATCGGCGACGCACGTCCGGACACGGTCCACGTGATCTTCCGAGACATAGACCCCGCGCAGTGGTTCAAGTCGGCAGGACTGTTGGAGGAAGAGCGATGA
- a CDS encoding amino acid synthesis family protein produces the protein MTLRIRKILTVREETRSEGGQDADRPLVKAAAIAVLSNPYAGLPYSDGLAAITDDNYELGHLLASTAAETLGLEVEGYGKASLVGVNGEIEHGVAHKIGEFGQGVRDAVGGEAWISSVSKRCGPGVQIDVPLAYKDEIWVRSHYDAFTLFVPDAPLANEVAVIVAVSSRGRLNDRVGGMTVEDVKNQETS, from the coding sequence ATGACCCTGCGGATCCGCAAGATCCTGACCGTCCGGGAAGAGACCCGGTCCGAGGGCGGCCAGGACGCCGACCGACCTCTCGTCAAGGCGGCCGCGATCGCCGTGCTGAGCAACCCCTACGCCGGCCTGCCCTACTCCGACGGCCTCGCGGCCATCACCGACGACAACTACGAACTCGGGCACTTGTTGGCCTCCACCGCTGCCGAGACGCTCGGACTCGAGGTCGAGGGATACGGCAAGGCATCCCTCGTGGGCGTCAACGGTGAGATCGAGCACGGCGTCGCACACAAGATCGGCGAGTTCGGCCAGGGCGTCCGCGACGCGGTGGGCGGCGAGGCGTGGATCTCCTCGGTCAGCAAGCGCTGCGGCCCCGGCGTACAGATCGACGTCCCCCTTGCCTACAAGGACGAGATCTGGGTCCGCTCGCACTACGACGCCTTCACCCTCTTCGTCCCCGACGCACCGCTCGCGAACGAGGTGGCCGTCATCGTGGCCGTCTCCTCCCGCGGCCGGCTCAACGACCGCGTCGGCGGCATGACGGTCGAGGACGTGAAGAACCAGGAGACGTCATGA
- a CDS encoding type II 3-dehydroquinate dehydratase, protein MTNTDTADTAGAEDGRRLRFALLNGLNMTNLGRRDRNIYGSIASLQALEDLVTGVGDAVGVDVTAFHSNHEGDLVDFLEANPDMDGYIINPGGLWAFGDPTRIALEETGRPFVEVHFANIFATGHLSTFTRSCDATVMGLRHHGYLGAVVALAASVRAAARN, encoded by the coding sequence ATGACCAACACGGACACCGCAGACACCGCGGGCGCCGAGGACGGCAGGCGCCTCCGTTTCGCGCTGCTCAACGGCCTGAACATGACCAATCTCGGCCGACGCGACAGGAACATCTACGGGAGCATCGCCTCCCTCCAGGCGCTCGAAGACCTGGTCACCGGGGTCGGCGACGCCGTCGGTGTCGACGTGACCGCCTTCCACTCCAACCACGAAGGCGACCTCGTCGACTTCCTCGAGGCCAACCCGGACATGGACGGCTACATCATCAACCCCGGCGGGCTCTGGGCATTCGGCGACCCCACTCGCATCGCCCTGGAGGAGACCGGCAGGCCGTTCGTCGAGGTGCACTTCGCCAATATCTTCGCGACCGGGCACCTCTCCACGTTCACCCGGTCCTGCGACGCGACCGTCATGGGGCTGCGTCACCACGGCTACCTCGGAGCAGTCGTCGCGCTGGCCGCATCGGTCCGCGCAGCCGCCAGGAACTGA
- a CDS encoding (2Fe-2S)-binding protein has product MTARMTLRVNGSDHDIAVAPDTLLLDALRYECGLTGAKLGCGTGDCGACTVTVDGEAVNSCLMYVLECEGHSVETVEGVTAGGIGAIVAEEFVKADAVQCGFCSPGIIMSTCALLARTEPGAATDEDIKEALAGNLCRCTGYLPILDAVRRASGAPR; this is encoded by the coding sequence ATGACTGCACGCATGACCCTGCGCGTCAACGGCTCGGACCACGACATCGCGGTCGCGCCCGACACGCTGCTCCTGGACGCCCTCCGGTACGAATGCGGCCTCACCGGCGCGAAGCTCGGATGCGGCACCGGCGACTGCGGTGCGTGCACCGTCACCGTCGACGGCGAAGCGGTCAACAGCTGCCTCATGTACGTGCTGGAATGCGAAGGACACTCGGTGGAGACGGTCGAAGGCGTCACCGCGGGCGGGATCGGCGCCATCGTCGCCGAGGAGTTCGTGAAGGCCGACGCCGTCCAGTGCGGCTTCTGCAGCCCCGGAATCATCATGTCGACCTGCGCGCTGCTCGCCAGAACCGAACCAGGAGCGGCCACCGACGAGGACATCAAGGAAGCGCTCGCCGGCAATCTGTGCCGCTGCACCGGCTACCTGCCGATCCTGGACGCCGTCCGGCGAGCGAGCGGGGCACCGCGATGA
- a CDS encoding FAD binding domain-containing protein produces the protein MSELDVGGYRRPDNLSELLTLLDRRPASVLAGGTDLVVMRADGTVDRAHDIVDIKGVPDLRGISLDADGTLTIGAATSLRELAKTTVIPPNAITDGAALVGGWQTRARGTIGGNICRASPAGDTLPGVLAADAQLELASTTGTRLVPGHDFFTGPGRTVREPDELLTRIIVPASFGASAYLRFTYRLAMDLAVVGVAAHLEIENGRCVAARVALGAAAATPVLAPDAADALVGTELDEASVEAAAQLVLNTATPIDDGRGSRAHRRTVLPVLAKRAIGIALERARGGHQR, from the coding sequence ATGTCCGAGCTCGACGTCGGCGGCTACAGGCGGCCCGACAACCTTTCCGAACTCCTGACCCTGCTGGACCGCCGCCCGGCGTCGGTGCTCGCCGGCGGCACCGACCTCGTCGTGATGCGTGCCGACGGGACGGTAGACCGCGCACACGACATCGTCGACATCAAGGGCGTCCCCGACCTGCGGGGGATCAGTCTCGACGCGGACGGCACGCTCACCATCGGCGCCGCCACCTCCTTGCGGGAGCTGGCCAAGACGACCGTCATACCGCCCAACGCGATCACCGACGGAGCCGCGCTCGTCGGCGGCTGGCAGACCCGCGCACGCGGAACGATCGGGGGCAACATCTGCCGGGCCTCACCGGCAGGCGACACCCTCCCCGGGGTACTGGCAGCAGACGCTCAACTGGAACTCGCCTCCACCACCGGGACACGACTGGTGCCAGGACACGACTTCTTCACCGGGCCGGGCCGGACGGTCCGCGAACCCGATGAGCTGCTCACACGGATCATCGTTCCCGCGTCCTTCGGCGCCTCCGCATATCTGCGGTTCACCTATCGTCTCGCGATGGACTTGGCCGTCGTCGGCGTGGCAGCCCATCTGGAGATCGAGAACGGACGCTGCGTCGCCGCCCGGGTGGCGCTCGGCGCCGCCGCGGCCACCCCTGTGCTGGCCCCCGACGCCGCCGACGCGCTCGTCGGGACGGAGCTGGACGAAGCCTCCGTCGAGGCCGCCGCCCAGCTGGTGCTCAACACCGCCACCCCCATCGACGACGGCCGGGGCTCACGTGCCCACCGGCGCACCGTGCTACCAGTGCTCGCCAAGCGCGCGATCGGCATCGCGCTCGAGCGGGCGCGAGGAGGACACCAACGATGA